Proteins encoded in a region of the Leopardus geoffroyi isolate Oge1 chromosome E2, O.geoffroyi_Oge1_pat1.0, whole genome shotgun sequence genome:
- the ZNF350 gene encoding zinc finger protein 350 isoform X2: protein MGFYPRKPDVLTKLDQGKPAGTVEDDIPFRTCSEIWKLDDYLPEHLKNEIMENSLEQWHKHNAFENTVHQSTAHSVLRQNHDMCDLHGKTMKPKLTLRNQNRSNEIKNPADPSGDGKSFLHTNNEHFHTKIKSPESKKLIITKSQFSKHQKTQKTEKPHVCSECGKAFKRKSCLTDHQIIHTGEKPHRCCLCGKAFNRKFMLTEHQKMHTGEKPYECNECGKAFLKKSRLKIHQRTHTGEKPYICSECGKGFIQKGNLIVHQRIHTGEKPYICNECGKGFIQKTCLIAHQRHHTGKSPFVCSECGKSCSQKSGLIKHQKIHTGEKPFECTECGKAFTTKEKLIVHQRTHTGERPYVCNECGKAFAYMSCLVKHKRIHTREICGDSVKVENPPSESHSLSQTSGVQEKGLVNTVTMQVPSVACQTPLNISGLLANSNVVIVGQPAARCAPLGDNRGFAQDRNLMNTVNVFVPSVVNYVLFYVTENQ from the exons ATGG GTTTTTACCCCAGGAAACCAGATGTGCTCACCAAGTTGGATCAAGGAAAACCAGCAGGGACAGTGGAAGATGACATCCCCTTTCGAACCTGTTCAG aaaTCTGGAAACTTGATGACTATTTACCggaacacttaaaaaatgaaataatggagaaTAGCCTAGAACAATGGCATAAACATAACGCATTTGAAAATACTGTTCATCAGAGCACAGCTCATTCCGTGTTAAGACAAAATCATGATATGTGTGACTTACATGGAAAAACTATGAAACCAAAGTTAACTTTACGTAACCAGAACAGAAGCAATGAAATAAAGAACCCTGCAGATCCTAGTGGAGATGGAAAATCCTTTCTCCACACTAATAATGAACACTTTCATACTAAAATTAAATCCCCTGAAAGCAAGAAACTCATCATTACTAAGTCCCAATTCAGCAAgcatcagaaaacacaaaaaacagagaAGCCTCATGtatgcagtgaatgtgggaaagccttcaagAGGAAGTCCTGCCTCACTGATCATCAGATCattcatacaggagagaaaccccaCAGATGTTGTCTCTGTGGGAAAGCGTTCAACAGAAAGTTCATGCTCACTGAACACCAGAAAATGCATACAGGAGAAAAACCTTATGAATGCAATGAATGTGGCAAAGCCTTCCTCAAGAAATCACGGCTCAAAATCCATCAGAGAAcacatactggagagaaaccataCATTTGCAGTGAATGTGGAAAAGGCTTTATCCAGAAGGGAAATCTCATTGTACATCAGCGTAtccatacaggagagaaaccttatatatgcaatgaatgtgggaaaggCTTCATCCAGAAGACCTGTCTCATAGCACATCAAAGACATCACACTGGAAAGAGTCCCTTTGTgtgcagtgaatgtggaaaaTCCTGTTCCCAGAAGTCAGGTCTCATTAAACACCAAAAAATTCACACGGGAGAGAAACCTTTTGAATGCActgagtgtgggaaagcctttaccACAAAGGAAAAGCTCATTGTccatcagagaactcacacaggtGAGAGACCCTACGTCTGCAATGAGTGTGGAAAGGCTTTTGCCTACATGTCTTGCCTTGTTAAACATAAGAGAATACACACAAGAGAGATCTGTGGAGATTCAGTCAAAGTGGAAAATCCTCCCTCAGAGAGTCACAGCTTATCACAGACTAGTGGTGTGCAGGAGAAAGGCCTTGTTAATACAGTGACTATGCAAGTGCCTTCTGTGGCTTGTCAGACGCCATTAAACATCAGCGGACTCTTAGCAAATAGCAATGTGGTCATAGTGGGACAGCCTGCAGCCAGATGTGCACCCTTAGGAGATAACAGAGGGTTTGCACAGGACAGAAACCTTATGAATACAGTGAATGTGTTCGTGCCTTCTGTGGTCAATTATGTCTTATTTTATGTCACAGAAAACCAGTAG
- the ZNF350 gene encoding zinc finger protein 350 isoform X1, with the protein MIQAQESLTFDDVAVNFTWEEWQLLAPAQKNLYRDVMLENYRNLVSLGFYPRKPDVLTKLDQGKPAGTVEDDIPFRTCSEIWKLDDYLPEHLKNEIMENSLEQWHKHNAFENTVHQSTAHSVLRQNHDMCDLHGKTMKPKLTLRNQNRSNEIKNPADPSGDGKSFLHTNNEHFHTKIKSPESKKLIITKSQFSKHQKTQKTEKPHVCSECGKAFKRKSCLTDHQIIHTGEKPHRCCLCGKAFNRKFMLTEHQKMHTGEKPYECNECGKAFLKKSRLKIHQRTHTGEKPYICSECGKGFIQKGNLIVHQRIHTGEKPYICNECGKGFIQKTCLIAHQRHHTGKSPFVCSECGKSCSQKSGLIKHQKIHTGEKPFECTECGKAFTTKEKLIVHQRTHTGERPYVCNECGKAFAYMSCLVKHKRIHTREICGDSVKVENPPSESHSLSQTSGVQEKGLVNTVTMQVPSVACQTPLNISGLLANSNVVIVGQPAARCAPLGDNRGFAQDRNLMNTVNVFVPSVVNYVLFYVTENQ; encoded by the exons ATGATCCAGGCACAG GAATCCCTGACGTTTGATGACGTGGCTGTGAACTTCACATGGGAGGAGTGGCAGCTCCTGGCCCCTGCTCAGAAGAACCTGTACCGGGATGTGATGTTGGAGAACTATAGGAACCTGGTGTCATTGG GTTTTTACCCCAGGAAACCAGATGTGCTCACCAAGTTGGATCAAGGAAAACCAGCAGGGACAGTGGAAGATGACATCCCCTTTCGAACCTGTTCAG aaaTCTGGAAACTTGATGACTATTTACCggaacacttaaaaaatgaaataatggagaaTAGCCTAGAACAATGGCATAAACATAACGCATTTGAAAATACTGTTCATCAGAGCACAGCTCATTCCGTGTTAAGACAAAATCATGATATGTGTGACTTACATGGAAAAACTATGAAACCAAAGTTAACTTTACGTAACCAGAACAGAAGCAATGAAATAAAGAACCCTGCAGATCCTAGTGGAGATGGAAAATCCTTTCTCCACACTAATAATGAACACTTTCATACTAAAATTAAATCCCCTGAAAGCAAGAAACTCATCATTACTAAGTCCCAATTCAGCAAgcatcagaaaacacaaaaaacagagaAGCCTCATGtatgcagtgaatgtgggaaagccttcaagAGGAAGTCCTGCCTCACTGATCATCAGATCattcatacaggagagaaaccccaCAGATGTTGTCTCTGTGGGAAAGCGTTCAACAGAAAGTTCATGCTCACTGAACACCAGAAAATGCATACAGGAGAAAAACCTTATGAATGCAATGAATGTGGCAAAGCCTTCCTCAAGAAATCACGGCTCAAAATCCATCAGAGAAcacatactggagagaaaccataCATTTGCAGTGAATGTGGAAAAGGCTTTATCCAGAAGGGAAATCTCATTGTACATCAGCGTAtccatacaggagagaaaccttatatatgcaatgaatgtgggaaaggCTTCATCCAGAAGACCTGTCTCATAGCACATCAAAGACATCACACTGGAAAGAGTCCCTTTGTgtgcagtgaatgtggaaaaTCCTGTTCCCAGAAGTCAGGTCTCATTAAACACCAAAAAATTCACACGGGAGAGAAACCTTTTGAATGCActgagtgtgggaaagcctttaccACAAAGGAAAAGCTCATTGTccatcagagaactcacacaggtGAGAGACCCTACGTCTGCAATGAGTGTGGAAAGGCTTTTGCCTACATGTCTTGCCTTGTTAAACATAAGAGAATACACACAAGAGAGATCTGTGGAGATTCAGTCAAAGTGGAAAATCCTCCCTCAGAGAGTCACAGCTTATCACAGACTAGTGGTGTGCAGGAGAAAGGCCTTGTTAATACAGTGACTATGCAAGTGCCTTCTGTGGCTTGTCAGACGCCATTAAACATCAGCGGACTCTTAGCAAATAGCAATGTGGTCATAGTGGGACAGCCTGCAGCCAGATGTGCACCCTTAGGAGATAACAGAGGGTTTGCACAGGACAGAAACCTTATGAATACAGTGAATGTGTTCGTGCCTTCTGTGGTCAATTATGTCTTATTTTATGTCACAGAAAACCAGTAG
- the ZNF350 gene encoding zinc finger protein 350 isoform X3 produces the protein MENSLEQWHKHNAFENTVHQSTAHSVLRQNHDMCDLHGKTMKPKLTLRNQNRSNEIKNPADPSGDGKSFLHTNNEHFHTKIKSPESKKLIITKSQFSKHQKTQKTEKPHVCSECGKAFKRKSCLTDHQIIHTGEKPHRCCLCGKAFNRKFMLTEHQKMHTGEKPYECNECGKAFLKKSRLKIHQRTHTGEKPYICSECGKGFIQKGNLIVHQRIHTGEKPYICNECGKGFIQKTCLIAHQRHHTGKSPFVCSECGKSCSQKSGLIKHQKIHTGEKPFECTECGKAFTTKEKLIVHQRTHTGERPYVCNECGKAFAYMSCLVKHKRIHTREICGDSVKVENPPSESHSLSQTSGVQEKGLVNTVTMQVPSVACQTPLNISGLLANSNVVIVGQPAARCAPLGDNRGFAQDRNLMNTVNVFVPSVVNYVLFYVTENQ, from the coding sequence atggagaaTAGCCTAGAACAATGGCATAAACATAACGCATTTGAAAATACTGTTCATCAGAGCACAGCTCATTCCGTGTTAAGACAAAATCATGATATGTGTGACTTACATGGAAAAACTATGAAACCAAAGTTAACTTTACGTAACCAGAACAGAAGCAATGAAATAAAGAACCCTGCAGATCCTAGTGGAGATGGAAAATCCTTTCTCCACACTAATAATGAACACTTTCATACTAAAATTAAATCCCCTGAAAGCAAGAAACTCATCATTACTAAGTCCCAATTCAGCAAgcatcagaaaacacaaaaaacagagaAGCCTCATGtatgcagtgaatgtgggaaagccttcaagAGGAAGTCCTGCCTCACTGATCATCAGATCattcatacaggagagaaaccccaCAGATGTTGTCTCTGTGGGAAAGCGTTCAACAGAAAGTTCATGCTCACTGAACACCAGAAAATGCATACAGGAGAAAAACCTTATGAATGCAATGAATGTGGCAAAGCCTTCCTCAAGAAATCACGGCTCAAAATCCATCAGAGAAcacatactggagagaaaccataCATTTGCAGTGAATGTGGAAAAGGCTTTATCCAGAAGGGAAATCTCATTGTACATCAGCGTAtccatacaggagagaaaccttatatatgcaatgaatgtgggaaaggCTTCATCCAGAAGACCTGTCTCATAGCACATCAAAGACATCACACTGGAAAGAGTCCCTTTGTgtgcagtgaatgtggaaaaTCCTGTTCCCAGAAGTCAGGTCTCATTAAACACCAAAAAATTCACACGGGAGAGAAACCTTTTGAATGCActgagtgtgggaaagcctttaccACAAAGGAAAAGCTCATTGTccatcagagaactcacacaggtGAGAGACCCTACGTCTGCAATGAGTGTGGAAAGGCTTTTGCCTACATGTCTTGCCTTGTTAAACATAAGAGAATACACACAAGAGAGATCTGTGGAGATTCAGTCAAAGTGGAAAATCCTCCCTCAGAGAGTCACAGCTTATCACAGACTAGTGGTGTGCAGGAGAAAGGCCTTGTTAATACAGTGACTATGCAAGTGCCTTCTGTGGCTTGTCAGACGCCATTAAACATCAGCGGACTCTTAGCAAATAGCAATGTGGTCATAGTGGGACAGCCTGCAGCCAGATGTGCACCCTTAGGAGATAACAGAGGGTTTGCACAGGACAGAAACCTTATGAATACAGTGAATGTGTTCGTGCCTTCTGTGGTCAATTATGTCTTATTTTATGTCACAGAAAACCAGTAG
- the ZNF615 gene encoding LOW QUALITY PROTEIN: zinc finger protein 615 (The sequence of the model RefSeq protein was modified relative to this genomic sequence to represent the inferred CDS: deleted 1 base in 1 codon) — translation MIQAQESLTFEDVAVGFSREEWRLLVPAQKDLYRDVMLENFRNLVSVGYLASKPDALSKLEGGELWTTEDEIDSRICPEIRKVDDPLQCQLQNQSIQKSVEQCCEHNTFASIFNQSESDFLLKQNYDMFDLHEKPLKSNSSLESQSISCNLENSAEFHEDGKSLLYGNHEQFYSVNKFPVGVKPMDNNSQVMKQRRTQNTQKAHVCSECGKAFVKVSQLTDHRRVHTREKPHGCGTCRKAFSRKSRLIEHQRIHTGLKHYECTECDKTFPKKSQFNIHQKTHMGQKPYTCNECGKAFIKKCRLVYHQRTHTGEKPHECSLCEKAFSTKFSLTTHQKTHTGEKPYICNECGKGFIEKRRLVAHHRTHTGEKPFMCDACGKGFTLKNSLLTHQQTHTEEKLYTCSECGKGFSMKHCLIVHQRTHTGEKPYTCSECGKGFTLKSPLIRHQRTHTGEKPYVCSVCGKGFTMKSDLIVHQRTHTAEKPYICSDCGKGFTVKSRLIVHQRTHTGEKPYICSECGKGFPAKIRLVGHQRTHTGEKPYICSECGKGFTEKSHLNVHRRTHTGEKPYICNECGKGLTGKSMLVAHLRTHTGEKPYICSECGKGFTMKSTLGIHQQTHTGEKPYKCNECDKAFRKKTCLVQHQRFHTGKTSFACTECGKFSLRKNDLITHQRIHTGEKPYECRECGKAFTTKSGLNVHQRKHTGERPYGCSDCGKTFAHLSILVKHKRIHR, via the exons ATGATCCAGGCCCAG GAATCCCTGACATTTGAGGATGTGGCCGTGGGCTTCTCCCGGGAGGAGTGGCGGCTCCTGGTCCCCGCCCAGAAGGACCTGTACCGGgacgtgatgctggagaacttCAGGAACTTGGTGTCCGTGG GGTATCTCGCCAGCAAACCAGATGCACTCTCCAAGTTGGAAGGAGGAGAACTTTGGACAACAGAAGATGAGATCGACAGTCGAATCTGCCCAG AAATCAGGAAAGTTGATGATCCCCTGCAGTGTCAGTTACAAAATCAAAGCATTCAGAAGAGTGTGGAACAATGCTGTGAACATAATACATTTGCAAGCATTTTTAACCAGAGTGAAAGTGATTTTCTGTTGAAACAAAATTATGATATGTTTGATTTACATGAAAAACCTTTAAAATCAAATTCAAGTTTGGAAAGCCAGAGTATAAGCTGCAATTTGGAGAACTCTGCTGAGTTTCACGAAGATGGGAAATCCCTTCTTTATGGTAACCACGAACAATTTTACAGTGTAAATAAATTTCCTGTAGGTGTAAAACCCATGGATAATAATTCCCAGGTCATGAAACAACGGAGAACTCAAAATACGCAGAAAGCCCATGtatgcagtgaatgtgggaaagcctttgtCAAGGTGTCTCAGCTCACTGATCATCGGAGAGTTCATACTAGAGAGAAACCTCATGGGTGCGGTACGTGTAGGAAAGCATTCTCCAGAAAATCCAGGCTAATtgaacatcagagaattcatacaggaCTGAAACATTATGAATGCACTGAATGTGACAAAACATTTCCTAAGAAATCACAATTCAACATACACCAGAAAACTCATATGGGACAGAAGCCTTATACATGTAATGAATGCGGGAAGGCATTCATCAAGAAATGTCGGCTCGTTTATCATCAGCGAACTCATACAGGAGAGAAGCCCCATGAGTGCAGTCTATGTGAGAAAGCCTTCTCTACAAAGTTTAGTCTCACTACGCATCAGAAAactcatacaggagagaaaccataTATATGCAATGAATGTGGAAAAGGCTTCATTGAGAAGAGGCGTCTTGTGGCACATCATCGAACTCATACTGGCGAGAAACCTTTTATGTGCGATGCATGTGGGAAAGGTTTCACCCTGAAGAACAGTCTTCTCACACATCAGCAAACTCATACAGAAGAGAAATTGTATACATGCAGTGAATGCGGAAAAGGCTTTTCAATGAAGCACTGTCTCATCGTACATCAGCGAactcatacaggagagaaaccctacaCATGCAGTGAGTGTGGAAAAGGCTTCACCTTGAAGAGTCCGCTCATCAGACATCAGCGAACACATACGGGAGAGAAACCCTATGTGTGTAGTGTATGTGGAAAAGGCTTCACCATGAAGAGTGATCTCATTGTACATCAGCGAACTCATACTGCAGAGAAACCATATATATGCAGTGATTGCGGGAAAGGCTTCACCGTGAAGAGCCGCCTGATTGTACACCAGCGAACTCATACGGGAGAGAAACCCTACATATGCAGTGAATGCGGGAAAGGCTTTCCAGCAAAGATACGGCTGGTCGGACATCAACGAACTCACACGGGAGAGAAGCCCTATATATGCAGTGAATGTGGAAAAGGCTTCACAGAGAAGAGTCATCTCAATGTGCACAGGCGCactcatacaggagagaaaccctatatATGCAATGAGTGTGGCAAAGGCTTAACTGGGAAAAGCATGCTCGTTGCACATTTGCGAACTCATACCGGGGAA AAACCGTATATATGCAGTGAGTGTGGAAAGGGCTTCACCATGAAGAGTACTCTAGGTATACATCAGCAGACTCATACCGGAGAGAAGCCATACAAATGCAACGAATGTGATAAAGCCTTCCGGAAGAAGACCTGCCTCGTACAACATCAGAGATTTCACACGGGAAAAACCTCCTTTGCATGTACCGAATGTGGAAAATTTTCTTTGCGCAAAAATGATCTCATTAcccatcagagaattcacacaggagagaaaccatatgaatgcagggaatgtgggaaagccttcacgACCAAGTCAGGGCTCAATGTTCATCAAAGAAAACATACCGGAGAGAGGCCCTATGGATGCAGTGATTGTGGGAAAACTTTTGCCCACTTGTCAATCCTTGTTAAACACAAGAGAATTCACAGATAG